In one Candidatus Binatia bacterium genomic region, the following are encoded:
- a CDS encoding GFA family protein codes for MQILTGRCLCEAIGYEIRGELGPIFHCHCSRCRRWHGAAFRTRATIRASQFRWISGEDLLSRFHSSEFVVKHFCRVCGSNLISTYDNDADKIGVPLGGLEQAPSNRPEGHFFVGSKAPWFEITDGLPQHEVWPGSHDKVRETR; via the coding sequence ATGCAGATCCTCACCGGACGCTGTCTCTGCGAAGCAATCGGCTACGAAATCCGCGGAGAGCTGGGGCCGATCTTTCATTGCCACTGCTCGCGCTGCCGCCGCTGGCACGGCGCCGCCTTCCGCACGCGCGCGACGATCCGCGCCTCGCAGTTCCGCTGGATATCCGGCGAGGACCTGCTGTCGCGCTTTCATTCGTCCGAGTTCGTCGTCAAGCATTTCTGCCGCGTCTGCGGGTCCAACCTGATCAGCACCTACGACAACGATGCGGACAAGATCGGGGTTCCGCTGGGCGGCCTCGAGCAGGCGCCGTCGAACCGGCCCGAAGGGCATTTCTTCGTAGGCTCCAAAGCGCCGTGGTTCGAGATCACCGATGGTCTTCCCCAGCACGAAGTCTGGCCGGGCTCGCACGACAAGGTGCGCGAGACGCGCTGA
- a CDS encoding DUF1203 domain-containing protein encodes MTLRIQGIATEEAARLRSGGADANGQPPLVRTAEGLANPCRHCIDLIAEGDEKLVLSYRPFDSVQPYAESGPIFLHKNGCDRYDSDRFPYWFEFLEPAIVRGYDDADWIRYDTGHVVTGPAIAPTCEQILADPTIAYVHVRSKYNCFQCRVDRA; translated from the coding sequence ATGACGCTCAGGATCCAGGGAATCGCGACCGAGGAGGCAGCACGGCTGCGCAGCGGGGGCGCCGACGCGAACGGGCAGCCGCCGCTGGTGCGCACTGCCGAAGGATTGGCCAATCCCTGCCGCCACTGCATCGACCTGATTGCCGAAGGCGACGAGAAGCTGGTGCTTTCGTACCGCCCTTTCGATTCCGTGCAGCCATACGCCGAAAGCGGCCCGATTTTCCTGCACAAAAACGGCTGCGATCGCTACGACAGCGACCGCTTTCCGTACTGGTTCGAGTTCCTCGAGCCGGCCATCGTGCGCGGCTACGACGACGCGGACTGGATCCGCTACGACACCGGCCACGTGGTAACCGGCCCCGCGATTGCCCCAACCTGCGAGCAGATCCTGGCCGATCCGACGATCGCGTACGTGCACGTGCGCTCGAAGTACAACTGCTTCCAGTGTCGCGTCGATCGCGCCTGA
- a CDS encoding GNAT family N-acetyltransferase, whose translation MSLSALDNIVWHSLAGPQERFSAGGKTARRFARGFGPLCGFADPQRPGLGELEPHCDVGEHVFCGRWDSAAPDGWRIDMEVPAEQMVWGGGTPEDEEVAANGGDSGGENPGAIVRLGARDVPQMLELVALTQPGPFGQRTIELGEYFGIYEEGALVAMAGERMEAASLREISAVCTHPDLQGRGLARRLMHLLIRRQRRRGLVPFLHVMQYNTRAIAMYERMGFRRHRQWVLRVVCRT comes from the coding sequence ATGTCGCTTTCCGCTCTCGACAACATCGTCTGGCACAGCCTTGCCGGACCCCAGGAGCGTTTTTCGGCCGGAGGAAAAACGGCGCGGCGATTCGCGCGCGGCTTCGGACCCCTGTGCGGTTTTGCCGATCCGCAGCGGCCCGGTCTCGGTGAGCTCGAGCCGCACTGCGACGTCGGCGAGCACGTGTTCTGCGGGCGCTGGGACAGCGCGGCACCGGACGGCTGGCGCATCGACATGGAAGTGCCTGCCGAGCAGATGGTCTGGGGCGGCGGCACGCCGGAAGACGAAGAGGTCGCCGCTAACGGCGGCGACAGCGGCGGTGAAAACCCCGGCGCAATCGTCCGTCTCGGTGCGCGGGACGTCCCACAGATGCTGGAGCTCGTCGCGCTGACTCAACCCGGCCCCTTCGGGCAGCGCACGATCGAGCTCGGCGAATATTTCGGAATCTACGAGGAAGGGGCGCTGGTCGCGATGGCCGGGGAACGCATGGAAGCGGCCTCGCTGCGCGAAATCAGCGCAGTGTGCACGCATCCGGATCTCCAGGGCCGCGGCCTGGCGCGCAGATTGATGCACCTGCTGATCCGGCGCCAGCGCCGGCGCGGCCTCGTCCCGTTCCTTCACGTGATGCAGTACAACACCCGTGCGATCGCGATGTACGAACGCATGGGTTTTCGTCGTCACCGCCAATGGGTATTGCGCGTCGTCTGTCGCACCTGA